One window of Sphingomonas sp. KC8 genomic DNA carries:
- a CDS encoding putative bifunctional diguanylate cyclase/phosphodiesterase: MPKQSSGFLSQFLLPVTAVVVTVAGIVCALLIWSTREIDSIAEERQRQIVETVLRQNIQRIAHDQEASTYWDDAVRMVRTKPLDLDWLDNNLGIWLHKYYGHDDAYIVDDADRPIYAMQQGERTQPDDFRRLRVQASPLIEELREKMRRGAHDEIGPTVLTPGATDLAIIDGRPAIISAKPIVSETGRLPQVRGREFIHISIRYLDGSFLRDLSGQYWIDKARFSWTARYAPGESVEALRTRRGDTIGYVLWTPFSPGSQMVAKLAPVLSAALLAVALIVMLLLIRIHRTLAALKASEAQAQHLAFHDTLTGLANRALFQDRLDHALASVRRSAPAVALFYLDLDRFKAVNDTLGHPAGDQLIRDVAHRLKLVTRSSDTVARLGGDEFAIIQTGGTTPAMAEILCMRLVEAIAEPFDLDGVRVAVGVSIGVAIAPVHGLDRIELSRKADIALYEAKASGRGRYVLFTEAMDATVKRRQAIEHDLREALALGGQLELHYQPIHDARSHAVIGVEALIRWRHPVQGLMAPATFIPIAEESDLIEPIGEWALNEACRAAQRWSFDSVSVNVSAVQLRNPAFPQTVLTAIRTSGIDPRRLELEITETSFIENEEACERNIVALREYGIRIALDDFGTGYSSLNHLRDFEVDRLKVDRSFVAGIDRREGGSAIIRAIVGLAVARGIAVTAEGVETAEQAAWLTSVGCDALQGYLLSRPLPQAEIDARFGVVQAG; this comes from the coding sequence GTGCCCAAACAATCGAGCGGCTTTCTGTCTCAATTCCTGCTGCCGGTGACGGCCGTGGTGGTGACGGTTGCCGGAATCGTATGCGCGTTGCTGATCTGGTCGACCCGCGAGATCGATTCGATCGCCGAGGAGCGCCAGCGGCAGATCGTGGAAACGGTGCTGCGCCAGAACATCCAGCGGATCGCGCACGACCAGGAAGCGTCGACCTATTGGGACGATGCCGTCCGCATGGTCCGGACAAAGCCGCTCGACCTCGACTGGCTCGACAATAATCTCGGCATCTGGCTGCACAAATATTACGGGCATGACGACGCCTATATCGTCGACGATGCCGACCGGCCGATCTACGCGATGCAGCAGGGAGAGCGCACCCAGCCGGATGATTTTCGTCGCCTGCGGGTGCAGGCGTCGCCGTTGATCGAGGAATTGCGCGAAAAGATGCGCCGCGGCGCGCATGATGAAATCGGCCCGACGGTGCTGACGCCGGGGGCGACCGACCTGGCGATCATCGACGGCCGGCCCGCGATCATCAGCGCAAAGCCGATCGTGTCCGAAACGGGCCGGCTGCCGCAGGTGCGCGGCCGCGAGTTCATTCATATCAGCATACGCTATCTCGACGGATCGTTCCTGCGGGACCTGTCGGGCCAATATTGGATTGATAAAGCGCGGTTCAGCTGGACCGCGCGCTACGCACCGGGGGAATCGGTGGAAGCCCTGCGCACGCGGCGTGGCGACACCATCGGCTATGTCCTGTGGACACCGTTTTCGCCCGGATCGCAGATGGTGGCGAAGCTGGCGCCGGTGTTGAGCGCCGCGCTGCTGGCGGTGGCGCTGATCGTCATGCTGCTGCTGATCCGTATCCACCGGACGCTGGCGGCGCTGAAGGCCAGCGAGGCGCAAGCCCAGCATCTGGCCTTCCACGATACGCTGACCGGACTGGCAAACCGCGCGCTGTTCCAGGACCGGCTGGACCATGCGCTGGCCAGCGTTCGCCGCAGTGCGCCGGCGGTGGCGCTATTCTATCTCGACCTCGATCGTTTCAAGGCGGTCAACGACACGCTGGGCCATCCGGCCGGCGACCAGCTGATCCGCGATGTGGCCCATCGGCTGAAGCTGGTGACGCGCAGCAGCGACACCGTGGCGCGCCTGGGCGGCGATGAATTTGCGATCATCCAGACGGGTGGAACAACCCCGGCCATGGCCGAAATATTGTGCATGCGGCTGGTGGAAGCGATTGCCGAGCCGTTTGATCTGGATGGCGTGCGCGTGGCGGTGGGCGTCAGCATCGGCGTGGCGATCGCCCCGGTGCACGGGCTGGACCGGATCGAACTCAGCCGCAAGGCGGACATCGCGCTTTACGAAGCCAAGGCCAGCGGGCGTGGCCGCTATGTGCTGTTCACCGAAGCGATGGACGCCACGGTGAAGCGGCGTCAGGCGATCGAGCATGATCTGCGCGAGGCGCTGGCGCTGGGCGGGCAACTCGAACTGCACTATCAGCCGATCCACGATGCGCGCAGCCACGCTGTGATCGGCGTCGAGGCGCTGATTCGCTGGCGTCATCCGGTGCAGGGATTGATGGCCCCGGCCACCTTCATTCCCATCGCCGAGGAAAGCGACCTGATCGAACCGATCGGCGAATGGGCGCTGAACGAGGCCTGCCGGGCGGCGCAGCGCTGGTCGTTCGACAGTGTTTCGGTCAATGTATCGGCGGTGCAGTTGCGCAACCCGGCCTTCCCCCAAACCGTGCTGACGGCGATCCGCACGAGCGGGATCGACCCGCGCCGGCTGGAACTGGAGATCACCGAAACCAGTTTCATCGAGAATGAAGAGGCTTGCGAGCGCAATATCGTGGCGCTGCGCGAATATGGCATCCGCATCGCGCTCGACGATTTCGGAACGGGCTATTCCTCGCTCAACCACCTGCGGGACTTCGAGGTAGACCGGCTCAAGGTCGACCGGTCGTTCGTCGCCGGGATCGACCGGCGCGAAGGCGGCAGCGCGATCATCCGTGCGATCGTCGGCCTGGCCGTGGCCCGCGGTATCGCGGTGACGGCCGAAGGCGTCGAAACTGCCGAACAGGCCGCGTGGCTGACGAGCGTGGGCTGTGACGCGCTTCAGGGCTATCTCCTGTCCCGCCCGCTGCCCCAGGCGGAGATCGATGCACGGTTCGGGGTGGTGCAGGCGGGTTAG
- the murA gene encoding UDP-N-acetylglucosamine 1-carboxyvinyltransferase, with product MDRIIIRGGQRLAGRLPISGAKNAALTLMPCALLTDGALTLSNLPRLADVDSFGHLLNELGVSTKVARGPDGEFGRVMTMDAHRIASTVAPYDIVRKMRASILVLGPLLARAGEATVSLPGGCAIGNRPIDLHLKALEALGAEIELAAGYVRAIAPDGGLKGGRVVFPVVSVGATENALMAAVLANGESVIDNAAREPEITDLCNCLVAMGAEIEGIGTERLTIHGKPRLHGADYRVMPDRIEAGSYACAAAITGGELELAGAKADDMRAILDGLRDAGAAVTESDSGVIIAAEGRLKALTLSTAPFPAFPTDMQAQFMAMLALADGASVLTETIFENRYMHVPELTRMGADIAVRGRTAVVRGVERLKGAEVMATDLRASMSLVLAGLAAEGETQVHRVYHLDRGYERLEEKLSQVGADIERAGGD from the coding sequence ATGGATCGCATCATCATCCGGGGCGGACAGCGCCTCGCCGGCCGCCTGCCCATTTCGGGCGCGAAGAACGCAGCGCTCACCCTCATGCCGTGCGCGCTGCTGACCGATGGCGCGCTGACGCTCAGCAATCTGCCGCGTCTGGCCGATGTCGACAGTTTCGGCCACCTGCTCAACGAACTCGGCGTATCGACCAAGGTGGCGCGCGGCCCCGACGGCGAATTCGGCCGGGTGATGACGATGGATGCGCACCGGATCGCATCGACCGTCGCGCCCTATGATATCGTGCGCAAGATGCGCGCGTCGATCCTTGTGCTCGGCCCGCTCCTGGCGCGCGCCGGCGAAGCGACGGTATCGCTGCCGGGCGGCTGCGCAATCGGCAACCGCCCGATCGATTTGCATCTGAAGGCGCTCGAGGCGCTGGGCGCGGAAATCGAACTGGCGGCCGGCTATGTCCGCGCGATCGCCCCCGATGGCGGGCTGAAAGGCGGCCGGGTGGTGTTCCCGGTGGTGTCGGTCGGCGCTACCGAAAATGCGCTGATGGCCGCCGTCCTCGCCAATGGCGAAAGCGTGATCGACAATGCCGCGCGCGAACCCGAAATTACCGACCTGTGCAATTGCCTGGTGGCGATGGGCGCCGAAATCGAAGGGATCGGCACCGAACGGCTGACGATCCATGGCAAGCCACGCCTCCACGGCGCGGACTATCGGGTCATGCCCGACCGGATCGAAGCCGGCAGCTATGCCTGCGCGGCGGCGATCACCGGCGGCGAATTGGAACTGGCCGGCGCCAAGGCCGATGACATGCGCGCGATCCTCGATGGCTTGCGCGACGCCGGGGCCGCCGTGACGGAAAGCGACAGCGGCGTCATCATCGCCGCCGAAGGCCGGCTGAAGGCGCTGACCCTGTCGACCGCGCCCTTCCCGGCTTTCCCGACCGACATGCAGGCGCAGTTCATGGCGATGCTGGCGCTGGCCGATGGCGCCAGCGTGCTGACTGAGACGATCTTCGAAAACCGCTACATGCACGTTCCCGAACTGACCCGGATGGGCGCCGATATCGCGGTGCGCGGCCGGACCGCGGTGGTGCGCGGGGTCGAACGGCTGAAGGGGGCCGAGGTCATGGCGACCGACCTGCGCGCATCGATGAGCCTGGTTCTCGCCGGCCTCGCCGCCGAAGGCGAGACGCAGGTCCACCGCGTCTACCACCTCGATCGCGGCTATGAACGGCTGGAAGAAAAGCTTTCGCAGGTGGGCGCGGATATCGAGCGGGCCGGCGGCGACTGA
- a CDS encoding cold-shock protein: MSFDRGRRGQRGGRDKRDGFGDDSFGGYGGGGGDRFGGGGYGGGGDRFGGGGGGGYGGGGDRFGGGGGGGGFRGGGGGGFGGGGGGRGGMPAQVIGEGTGVVKFFNGQKGFGFVVRDDGGEDVFVHISAVEQAGLTGLAEGQPLGFTLVDRGGRISATDLKIEGEPLPVEDRGPPRDRDAAGGARGGPQRQLTGERASGTVKFFNAMKGFGFIQRDDGQPDAFVHISAVERAGMTNLNEGDRLEFELEVDRRGKYAAVNLNAAQ, translated from the coding sequence ATGAGTTTCGACAGAGGACGGCGCGGGCAGCGCGGCGGCAGGGACAAGCGCGACGGTTTCGGCGACGACAGCTTCGGCGGCTACGGCGGCGGCGGCGGTGATCGCTTCGGCGGTGGCGGTTATGGCGGCGGTGGCGATCGTTTCGGCGGTGGCGGCGGCGGCGGTTACGGCGGCGGCGGTGATCGCTTCGGCGGTGGCGGCGGCGGCGGCGGTTTCCGCGGCGGCGGTGGCGGCGGTTTCGGCGGCGGCGGCGGTGGTCGCGGCGGCATGCCGGCGCAGGTCATCGGTGAAGGCACTGGTGTCGTCAAGTTCTTCAACGGCCAGAAGGGTTTCGGCTTCGTCGTTCGCGACGATGGCGGTGAAGATGTGTTCGTGCACATTTCGGCCGTCGAACAGGCTGGCCTGACCGGCCTGGCCGAAGGCCAGCCGCTGGGCTTCACGCTCGTCGATCGTGGCGGCCGCATTTCGGCGACCGACCTGAAGATCGAAGGCGAGCCGCTTCCGGTCGAAGATCGCGGCCCGCCGCGTGACCGTGACGCCGCCGGCGGCGCCCGTGGTGGCCCGCAGCGCCAGCTGACCGGTGAACGCGCCAGCGGCACCGTGAAGTTCTTCAACGCGATGAAGGGCTTCGGCTTCATTCAGCGCGACGATGGCCAGCCCGATGCGTTCGTGCACATTTCGGCGGTTGAACGCGCCGGCATGACCAACCTCAACGAAGGGGATCGCCTCGAGTTCGAACTCGAAGTCGATCGTCGCGGCAAATATGCGGCGGTGAACCTGAACGCAGCCCAGTAA
- a CDS encoding TerC family protein, with the protein MTDILALFSDPAILAALITLVVMEIVLGIDNLIFISILSNKLPAHQQQKARRIGISLALVMRLALLSMIAWIVGLTAPVFDLGITGTLDAHGVPSFETQFSWRDLILIAGGLFLVWKATTEIHHSMDPAPTGDVLDKKGHVAIGFGAAIVQILLLDIVFSIDSILTAVGMTDHLPVMVIAVITAVVVMLVAADPLANFINRNPTVVMLALGFLLMIGAVLIADGFGVHVPKGYIYAAMAFSAGVEMLNIFARRARARNGGEGAA; encoded by the coding sequence ATGACCGATATTCTTGCGCTCTTTTCCGATCCCGCGATTCTCGCCGCCCTGATCACTCTGGTGGTGATGGAAATCGTTCTCGGCATCGACAATCTGATCTTTATTTCAATCCTCTCCAACAAATTGCCGGCGCATCAGCAGCAAAAGGCGCGCCGCATCGGCATCAGCCTGGCGCTGGTGATGCGACTCGCCTTGCTGTCGATGATCGCCTGGATCGTCGGCCTCACCGCCCCTGTGTTCGATCTTGGGATTACCGGCACGCTGGATGCGCATGGCGTGCCCAGCTTCGAAACCCAGTTTTCGTGGCGCGATCTGATCCTGATCGCCGGCGGCCTGTTCCTGGTCTGGAAGGCGACCACGGAAATCCACCATTCGATGGATCCCGCGCCCACCGGCGACGTGCTCGACAAGAAGGGCCATGTCGCGATCGGATTCGGCGCGGCGATCGTCCAGATTCTGCTGCTCGATATCGTCTTCTCGATCGATTCGATCCTGACGGCGGTGGGCATGACCGATCATCTGCCGGTGATGGTGATCGCGGTGATCACCGCCGTGGTGGTGATGCTGGTCGCGGCCGATCCGCTCGCCAATTTCATCAACCGCAATCCGACGGTGGTGATGCTGGCGCTGGGCTTCCTGCTGATGATCGGCGCGGTGCTGATCGCCGATGGCTTCGGGGTGCATGTGCCCAAGGGCTATATCTATGCGGCGATGGCCTTTTCCGCCGGGGTGGAGATGCTCAACATCTTCGCGCGCCGCGCGCGGGCCAGGAATGGCGGCGAAGGCGCGGCCTGA
- a CDS encoding ribonuclease D — protein sequence MTVHFHEEDLPADVLAPGPVAIDTETMGLITQRDRLCVVQISDGHGDEHLVRFSAGSSYAAPNLKAVLADPARLKIYHFARFDLAAMKYWLGVMAEPVYCTKTASRLIRTYTDRHGLKELVREILGQEVSKQQQSSDWGAPELSDAQRDYAASDVRFLHQLRTKLDVRLAREGRTALAQACFDFLPHRAELDLAGWPEIDIFAHI from the coding sequence ATGACTGTTCATTTTCACGAAGAAGATCTCCCGGCGGACGTGCTCGCGCCGGGGCCGGTGGCCATCGATACCGAAACGATGGGCCTCATCACCCAGCGCGACCGGTTGTGCGTCGTCCAGATATCGGATGGCCATGGCGACGAACATCTGGTCCGCTTCAGCGCCGGCAGCAGCTATGCCGCGCCCAATCTGAAGGCGGTGCTGGCCGATCCCGCGCGGCTGAAAATCTACCATTTCGCGCGATTCGATCTGGCGGCCATGAAATATTGGCTCGGGGTGATGGCGGAACCGGTTTATTGCACCAAAACCGCGTCGCGCCTGATCCGCACCTACACCGATCGCCACGGCCTGAAGGAACTGGTCCGCGAAATCCTCGGCCAGGAAGTGTCGAAACAGCAGCAATCGTCCGATTGGGGCGCCCCCGAACTGAGCGACGCGCAGCGCGATTATGCCGCGTCGGACGTGCGCTTCCTCCATCAGCTGCGGACGAAACTGGATGTCCGCCTGGCGCGTGAAGGGCGCACCGCGCTCGCCCAGGCCTGTTTCGATTTTCTGCCGCATCGTGCCGAACTCGATCTGGCCGGCTGGCCGGAAATCGATATCTTCGCGCATATCTGA
- the lptC gene encoding LPS export ABC transporter periplasmic protein LptC, whose amino-acid sequence MSQAADIARSDRQIWAAPGASHDRLIAVLRILLPSAIGALAAILAVAPLTMGRDISFVLAKDRVDVARERMRVADAIYRGEDSKGQPFSIRAGSAVQTSSRDPIVRLADLNAQIQLTDGPATIGAKTGRYDMDSEKVYVDGAVTFTTHDGYRLETRDVAVDLKSRQVASGAPVDGKMPLGTFSANRMTADLQSHTVVLDGRARLHIVQQGGR is encoded by the coding sequence ATGTCCCAAGCCGCCGATATTGCCCGCAGCGATCGCCAGATCTGGGCCGCGCCGGGCGCAAGCCACGATCGGCTGATCGCGGTGCTGCGTATCCTGCTGCCGTCGGCGATCGGCGCGCTGGCCGCGATCCTCGCGGTGGCGCCGCTCACCATGGGCCGCGACATCTCCTTCGTGCTGGCCAAGGACAGGGTGGATGTCGCCCGGGAACGGATGCGGGTGGCCGACGCGATTTATCGTGGCGAAGATTCGAAGGGCCAGCCTTTTTCGATTCGCGCCGGCTCCGCGGTGCAGACCAGTTCACGCGATCCGATCGTGCGGCTGGCCGATCTCAACGCGCAGATCCAGCTTACGGACGGGCCGGCCACCATCGGCGCGAAGACGGGGCGCTACGACATGGACAGCGAAAAAGTCTATGTCGATGGTGCGGTGACCTTCACCACCCATGATGGCTACCGGCTCGAAACACGCGATGTCGCGGTCGATCTCAAGAGCCGGCAGGTCGCCAGCGGGGCGCCGGTCGATGGCAAGATGCCGCTCGGCACGTTCAGCGCGAACCGGATGACCGCCGATCTGCAAAGCCACACCGTCGTGCTCGATGGCCGTGCGCGCTTGCATATCGTGCAGCAGGGCGGCAGATGA
- a CDS encoding LptA/OstA family protein has product MTRGTAILFSLLLSLATGPAHAQGSVSALKGHNSNAPVDVEADRIEVQDRADRAIFSGNVNVRQGDMAMNAQRLTVAYAGGAGGTQIKRLDASGGVTVRSPSETARGSVAIYDLDRRLITMLGNVSLVQGGNTVNGGRLVIDLNSGRSTVDGKGVGGGQGGRVTGRFTVRDSGN; this is encoded by the coding sequence ATGACCCGCGGAACCGCCATCCTTTTTTCACTCCTGCTCAGCCTCGCCACCGGCCCGGCACATGCGCAGGGTTCGGTATCGGCGCTCAAGGGGCATAACAGCAATGCCCCCGTCGATGTCGAAGCCGATCGCATCGAAGTGCAGGACCGCGCCGATCGCGCGATCTTTTCGGGCAACGTCAATGTCCGCCAGGGCGATATGGCGATGAACGCCCAGCGGCTCACCGTCGCTTATGCCGGGGGTGCCGGCGGCACGCAGATCAAGCGGCTCGATGCGTCGGGCGGGGTCACCGTGCGCAGCCCGTCGGAAACCGCGCGCGGCTCGGTGGCGATCTACGATCTCGATCGGCGGCTGATCACGATGCTGGGCAATGTCTCGCTCGTCCAGGGCGGCAACACCGTCAATGGCGGCCGCCTGGTGATCGATCTCAACAGCGGCCGGTCGACCGTCGATGGCAAGGGCGTTGGCGGCGGCCAGGGCGGCCGCGTCACCGGGCGCTTCACGGTGCGCGACTCGGGCAACTGA
- a CDS encoding adenosine kinase: MTDTRLDIIAIGNAIVDVIAQADDAFIASEGIAKGSMRLIDTDVATSLYGRMAPGLEASGGSAANTAAGAAALGARCAFIGQVAKDQLGDVFAHDIRALGVGFDTPARDAEPPTARCLILVTPDGQRTMNTYLGASQYLPAAALDADLIASAAILYLEGYLWDPAEPRAAMREAIAIARNAGRKVAFTLSDAFCIERHRDDFNALIANGDIDILFANEAEILSLNQTDDFDVAVAATAGKVECLVVTRSERGAIAIQQGERFAVPAAPVAKVVDTTGAGDLFAAGFLAGRAQGRTVDDSLTMGAIAAAEVISHFGARPVADIKALVAEKIG; the protein is encoded by the coding sequence GTGACCGATACCCGCCTCGATATCATCGCGATCGGCAACGCCATCGTCGACGTGATTGCCCAGGCCGATGATGCCTTCATCGCCAGCGAGGGCATCGCCAAAGGATCGATGCGGCTGATCGACACCGATGTCGCGACCAGCCTGTACGGCCGGATGGCGCCGGGGCTGGAAGCCAGTGGCGGATCGGCGGCGAACACCGCGGCGGGGGCGGCGGCGCTGGGTGCGCGCTGCGCCTTTATCGGACAGGTGGCCAAGGACCAGCTGGGTGATGTGTTCGCGCACGACATTCGCGCACTGGGCGTGGGTTTCGACACACCGGCCCGCGACGCCGAGCCGCCGACGGCGCGCTGCCTGATCCTGGTGACGCCCGATGGCCAGCGGACGATGAACACCTATCTCGGTGCATCGCAATATCTGCCGGCGGCGGCGCTGGACGCCGATCTGATCGCATCGGCCGCGATCCTCTACCTCGAAGGCTATCTGTGGGATCCGGCCGAACCGCGCGCGGCGATGCGCGAGGCGATCGCGATCGCGCGCAATGCCGGGCGCAAGGTGGCGTTCACCCTGTCGGACGCCTTCTGCATCGAACGGCACCGCGACGATTTCAACGCGCTGATCGCCAATGGCGATATCGACATCCTGTTCGCCAATGAAGCGGAGATCCTGTCGCTCAACCAGACCGACGATTTCGACGTGGCGGTCGCGGCGACGGCGGGCAAGGTTGAATGTCTGGTTGTGACCCGTTCGGAGCGGGGGGCGATCGCAATCCAACAAGGCGAGCGCTTTGCCGTGCCGGCCGCGCCCGTGGCCAAGGTGGTGGATACGACGGGCGCGGGGGACCTGTTCGCCGCCGGCTTCCTCGCCGGCCGGGCGCAGGGCCGCACGGTTGACGACAGCCTGACGATGGGCGCGATCGCGGCCGCCGAGGTGATTTCGCACTTCGGCGCGCGGCCGGTGGCCGATATCAAGGCGCTGGTGGCCGAAAAGATCGGCTGA
- a CDS encoding EI24 domain-containing protein: protein MVRALSLSVGQLSDRRILRVLARSLALTLAIFTLLGLGLRWALTGRDPCALIPDYTCVIGSAEGSIAATLLTILGLWLLFPAIAVGVIGLFSDEVVAAVEARHYPAEAARAKPPNWREGLRLGLGSAGRLIGYNLIALPFYLLLLLTAIGPVALFLIVNAIALGRDLDDMVAVRHLDPAQRKARLGPTRGGRALTGLVAAGLFLIPVLNLLAPVLGAALATHRFHGRRG, encoded by the coding sequence ATGGTTCGCGCACTATCGCTTTCGGTTGGTCAATTGTCCGATCGCCGCATCCTGCGCGTGCTAGCCCGGTCGCTTGCGCTGACTCTGGCGATCTTCACCCTGCTCGGCCTTGGCCTGCGCTGGGCGCTCACCGGGCGCGATCCGTGCGCGCTGATCCCCGATTATACCTGCGTCATCGGATCGGCCGAAGGCAGCATCGCCGCGACGCTCCTGACGATCCTTGGTTTGTGGCTCCTGTTTCCGGCTATCGCGGTCGGGGTGATCGGCTTGTTTTCGGACGAGGTGGTCGCAGCGGTCGAAGCCCGCCATTATCCCGCCGAAGCCGCACGCGCCAAACCCCCGAACTGGCGCGAAGGGCTGCGGCTTGGCCTGGGTTCGGCCGGCCGGTTGATCGGCTACAACCTGATCGCCTTGCCCTTCTATCTGCTGCTGCTGCTCACTGCGATCGGCCCGGTGGCCCTGTTTCTGATCGTCAACGCGATCGCACTCGGCCGGGATCTCGATGATATGGTCGCGGTACGCCATCTCGATCCGGCCCAGCGCAAGGCACGGCTCGGCCCAACGCGGGGTGGGCGGGCGCTCACCGGGCTTGTCGCCGCCGGGCTGTTCCTGATTCCCGTCCTCAACCTGCTGGCCCCGGTGCTGGGCGCGGCTTTGGCGACGCATCGTTTTCATGGGAGACGCGGTTGA
- the queG gene encoding tRNA epoxyqueuosine(34) reductase QueG codes for MPIPSHHIDNKALTAALKIEARKLGFATCGIAPADATPESAGRLRAWLASGAHGDMLWMEERADQRGSPAALWPDVRSVVMLGMSYAPAEDPLRLADVPGVARISTYAQGQDYHDIVKKALKALARWLVDQAGCDLKVFVDTAPVMEKPLAEAAGLGWQGKHTNLVSRDHGSWLFLGAIMTTLDLEPDDRHRGSCGSCDACQRACPTAAFPAPYRIDARRCISYLTIENKGPIPIEFREAMGNRIYGCDDCLSVCPWNKFAAAASANRAFAARAELAVPEIGDLLGLDDAGFRQVFAGSPIKRIGRDRMIRNALIAAGNAGDAMLLAAIERLIDDPAAVVRGAAAWALGRIDPAGYADRRDARLATEGDDSVRAEWISVPPAAG; via the coding sequence GTGCCCATCCCATCGCATCATATCGACAACAAGGCGTTGACGGCCGCGCTGAAAATCGAGGCCCGGAAACTGGGTTTCGCCACCTGCGGGATCGCGCCGGCGGACGCCACGCCCGAATCTGCCGGCCGGTTGCGCGCATGGCTGGCGTCGGGTGCGCATGGCGACATGCTGTGGATGGAGGAGCGCGCCGACCAGCGCGGCTCGCCTGCCGCTTTGTGGCCGGACGTGCGATCGGTGGTGATGCTGGGGATGAGTTACGCCCCCGCCGAAGATCCGCTGCGGCTGGCGGACGTGCCCGGCGTCGCGCGGATTTCGACCTATGCGCAGGGCCAAGATTATCACGATATCGTCAAAAAGGCGCTGAAGGCGCTGGCCCGCTGGCTGGTGGATCAGGCGGGGTGTGATCTCAAGGTGTTCGTCGATACCGCGCCGGTGATGGAAAAGCCGCTGGCGGAAGCCGCCGGGCTTGGCTGGCAGGGCAAGCACACCAATCTGGTCAGCCGCGATCATGGCAGCTGGCTGTTCCTGGGTGCGATCATGACGACGCTGGATCTGGAGCCGGATGACCGCCATCGCGGCAGTTGCGGATCATGCGACGCCTGCCAGCGTGCATGTCCGACGGCGGCGTTCCCCGCCCCCTACCGCATCGATGCGCGGCGCTGCATTTCGTACCTGACGATCGAAAACAAGGGGCCGATCCCGATCGAGTTCCGCGAAGCGATGGGCAACCGCATCTATGGCTGCGACGATTGCCTGAGCGTGTGCCCGTGGAACAAGTTCGCCGCCGCCGCATCGGCCAATCGCGCCTTTGCCGCACGCGCCGAACTGGCGGTGCCCGAAATCGGCGATCTGCTGGGGTTGGACGATGCCGGGTTCCGACAGGTCTTCGCCGGATCGCCGATCAAGCGGATCGGGCGCGACCGGATGATCCGCAATGCCCTGATCGCGGCGGGCAATGCTGGCGATGCGATGCTGCTAGCGGCGATCGAACGGCTGATCGACGATCCCGCAGCCGTGGTGCGCGGGGCCGCCGCATGGGCGCTGGGCCGGATCGATCCGGCAGGTTACGCCGATCGCCGTGATGCGCGGCTGGCGACGGAAGGGGACGACAGCGTCCGCGCCGAATGGATCAGCGTGCCGCCGGCCGCCGGCTGA
- a CDS encoding ABC transporter ATP-binding protein: MNVTNAIEAHGLVKEFGGFRAVDGIDLAVPAGSIFGVLGPNGAGKTTTLRMLLGIIDPDAGHRTLLGESKPLKAARRVGYLPEERGLYPGMHAREAIAFMGALRGLPLAEGRLRADAMLDTYGLGDARRKPIRSLSKGMAQTVQLLGTLVHRPRLIVLDEPFSGLDALNQARLEGLIREQAADGVTVLFSTHVIAHAERLCERVAIIAGGKVRFEGAVEDARNRLRPRVRLATRAADGPWRSALPADAAHDGAIWNFDLPAGGIEPLLKALIDGGAGIETLSIERPGLHDAFVAIAGEAAAAQMDRPDTEAVA, translated from the coding sequence GTGAACGTGACGAATGCGATCGAAGCGCACGGGCTGGTAAAGGAATTTGGCGGATTTCGCGCGGTCGACGGGATCGACCTTGCGGTGCCCGCCGGATCGATTTTCGGCGTACTCGGCCCCAATGGCGCCGGCAAGACGACGACGCTCAGAATGCTGCTCGGCATCATCGATCCCGATGCCGGGCATCGCACCCTGCTAGGCGAATCCAAACCGCTCAAGGCGGCCAGACGGGTCGGTTATCTGCCCGAGGAACGCGGCCTGTATCCCGGCATGCATGCACGCGAGGCAATCGCCTTCATGGGCGCGCTGCGCGGGCTGCCGCTGGCCGAAGGCCGGCTGCGCGCCGATGCGATGCTCGACACCTACGGCTTGGGCGATGCCCGCCGCAAGCCGATCCGCAGCCTGTCCAAGGGCATGGCGCAGACCGTGCAATTGCTCGGCACGCTGGTCCACCGTCCACGCCTGATCGTCCTCGACGAACCCTTTTCCGGCCTCGACGCGCTCAATCAGGCGCGATTGGAAGGCCTGATTCGCGAGCAGGCAGCCGATGGCGTCACCGTGCTCTTTTCCACCCATGTCATCGCCCATGCCGAACGGCTGTGCGAGCGCGTCGCGATCATCGCCGGCGGCAAGGTCCGCTTCGAAGGCGCGGTGGAAGATGCCCGCAACCGGCTGCGCCCGCGCGTGCGCCTGGCTACCCGGGCTGCCGACGGGCCATGGCGATCGGCGCTGCCCGCCGATGCCGCGCATGACGGCGCCATCTGGAATTTCGACCTGCCGGCCGGCGGGATCGAACCATTGCTGAAGGCGCTGATCGACGGCGGCGCCGGCATCGAAACGCTGTCGATCGAACGGCCGGGTCTCCACGATGCCTTCGTCGCGATCGCGGGCGAGGCCGCCGCCGCGCAGATGGACCGGCCCGATACGGAGGCTGTGGCATGA